One window from the genome of Parasteatoda tepidariorum isolate YZ-2023 chromosome 8, CAS_Ptep_4.0, whole genome shotgun sequence encodes:
- the LOC107444132 gene encoding alpha-mannosidase 2: MLTRFHRRFRSKALLSILFTGIVLITLSYYLPIHSQEDFGLLPRPSSSPPWWHRLWTTTSDACKVGTPKPSSPRIDTGDVYPNLDFGVPDNRAIGFWNEELESRYRKIRNTWKELPLEVIVVPHSHVDPGWLRTYDDYFSNSVTHILDNMVSFLNKTKDFRFIWSEISYFADWWDKQTEQTRKTVRALLDRKQLEIVTGGWVMTDEATTSYFSIIDQLIEGHQWLKQFTQSIPQSGWSVDVFGHSASVPYILSASGISETVILRTHYSWKAFLAKARSFDFYWEQPFDAPRTLCHMAPSDLYSFKYTCGPDPFSCLKYDFRKVGGEYSESTADEITDSNVELKASYLISQYGRYASLFSHNVLLVPLGDDFRYNLYMEWVQQYENYQKLFDFINNKKEWNARMRFGTVSDYFNTVKKRLDQSLSNTSLSSIVGDFMPYADIYADATPSYWTGYYSTRPFYKKLSQELEHWLRTSEILYSLAKTKIDVSAKYIFTKDYKLLMSARRKLALFQHHDAVTGTSKEDVMADYGQKLHTGVIDAMTVTSHVTQMLLMENKNDGSTWTSQIFPEAYRPSWNEQTKHLRLQIPEEGRKIVLFNSLTFEHSEVIRLKVKRSEIRVLDSTGKQVMSQINPIWNDPLVMSNNLYELVFVATVKPLSYSVYSIVQVDDKNSDNSIKSTISLYLKDDLSTTLKHSVFNFEKPVDENINLESSQLLVTFSSTGVLKEVYNKRSKKSQSINSDFRAYVPKEYRSGAYLFEPTSNEPMAVSNLTNHFPMLCIVRGPVLSELIIVYHNFLKVTFRVYNFAASPTGLQIEVSPDLSNLPRDVELVMRISSDLKNSGNFFTDSNGLQMLKRQYVPKLPVQANYYPTTSAIYIEDERSRLSLLVPHSHGATSPNHGTIELMIDRRMRTDDSRGMGEGVMDNRPISTTFWLVPESITNQNQIPPSLTRESFLLSLTLQYPMIILLEDGGDTRLRKSDLSFLSTSWSADVHLVNMRNLPLETNYRLPSNNSLMIIHERFGSCKSEGFVDAIVSNSKKASFSEVKLSSAIKTTLTGTASFTEENYVSTSKLQSCKLVFN, translated from the exons ATGCTAACAAGGTTCCACAGACGATTCCGCTCCAAAGCACTCCTCTCCATCCTCTTTACGGGAATCGTCCTCATTACCCTCTCTTACTACCTCCCCATTCATTCTCAGGAAGATTTCGGACTGCTGCCCAGACCATCCTCATCGCCTCCCTGGTGGCACAGGTTGTGGACCACCACTTCCGATGCTTGCAAAGTGGGCACACCGAAACCCTCCTCTCCTAGGATTGACACGGGAGATGTTTATCCCAATTTGGACTTTGGCGTTCCAGATAACAGAGCTATCGGGTTTTGGAACGAAGAATTAGAAAGCCGTTATCGGAAGATAAGGAACACGTGGAAGGAATTGCCATTGGAG GTTATTGTTGTACCTCATTCTCATGTGGATCCCGGATGGCTGAGAACCTACGACGATTATTTTTCCAATTCCGTCACTCACATTCTGGATAATATGGTCTCCTTCCTCAACAAGACAAAGGATTTCAGGTTCATATGGTCCGAAATCAGCTACTTTGCAGACTGGTGGGACAA GCAAACTGAACAAACAAGGAAGACAGTAAGAGCATTACTAGACAGAAAACAGTTAGAAATCGTGACAGGAGGATGGGTTATGACAGACGAAGCAACTACAAGCTACTTTTCAATCATCGATCAGCTTATTGAAGGTCACCAATGGTTGAAGCAGTTCACTCAATCGATCCCGCAGAGTGGATGGTCAGTGGACGTTTTCGGCCATTCTGCTAGTGTGCCCTACATACTCTCCGCGTCTGGAATATCGGAGACCGTCATCTTGCGAACACATTATTCCTGGAAAGCATTCTTGGCCAAAGCGAGATCGTTCGATTTCTATTGGGAGCAGCCATTCGACGCTCCACGAACTTTGTGTCACATGGCTCCCTCCGACCTGTACAGTTTCAAGTACACGTGTGGTCCTGATCCATTTTCCTGCTTGAAATACGACTTCCGGAAAGTGGGAGGGGAGTACTCAGAAAGTACAGCAGACGAAATAACCGACAGCAACGTTGAGCTGAAAGCCAGCTACTTGATTTCTCAGTATGGAAGGTACGCATCGCTTTTTAGTCACAACGTGCTCCTTGTACCTTTAGGCGATGATTTCCGGTATAATCTGTACATGGAGTGGGTACAGCAGTATGAAAACTATCAAAAACTGTTcgatttcataaataataagaagGAATGGAATGCGCGAATGAGGTTTGGTACGGTTAGCGATTATTTTAACACAGTAAAGAAAAGACTGGACCAATCTCTTAGCAATACTTCACTTTCATCTATTGTGGGGGATTTCATGCCCTATGCCGACATTTATGCTGATGCAACACCTTCGTACTGGACAGGCTATTATTCTACTCGGCCCTTTTATAAGAAACTGTCTCAGGAACTTGAGCACTGGCTCCGAACTTCGGAGATTTTGTACTCTCTGGCTAAAACTAAAATCGACGTTTCAGCtaagtatatttttacgaaAGATTATAAACTCTTGATGTCGGCTAGGCGAAAACTGGCTCTTTTTCAACACCACGACGCTGTGACCGGAACTTCTAAAGAAGACGTAATGGCAGACTATGGTCAGAAGCTTCATACGGGTGTCATCGATGCTATGACGGTTACATCCCATGTGACTCAAATGCTCttgatggaaaataaaaacgatGGTTCGACATGGACATCTCAAATTTTTCCGGAAGCTTACAGACCTTCTTGGAATGAACAGACAAAACACTTGCGACTTCAAATACCGGAGGAAGGaaggaaaattgttttgtttaattctcTCACTTTCGAACATTCAGAGGTCATTCGTCTGAAAGTCAAAAGATCAGAAATCCGAGTTCTGGATTCTACGGGAAAGCAAGTGATGTCACAAATCAATCCGATTTGGAATGACCCATTGGTTATGTCCAACAACCTGTACGAGCTAGTGTTTGTAGCGACAGTGAAGCCCCTGTCGTATTCCGTATATTCCATTGTCCAAGTGGATGACAAGAATTCAGACAATTCAATAAAATCCACGATTTCGCTTTATTTGAAAGATGATTTATCAACAACACTCAAGCATTCCGTTTTCAATTTCGAAAAACCCGTTgatgaaaacataaatttagagTCTTCTCAACTTTTGGTGACATTTTCCTCGACGGGAGTGTTAAAAGAAGTTTATAACAAGAGATCTAAAAAATCGCAATCGATAAATTCCGATTTCAGAGCCTACGTTCCCAAAGAATACCGCAGCGGTGCCTATCTGTTCGAACCTACAAGCAACGAACCGATGGCCGTTAGCAATTTAACCAATCATTTTCCTATGCTGTGCATCGTGCGTGGTCCAGTTCTTTCTGAACTGATAATTGTCTATCACAACTTCCTGAAAGTAACGTTCCGCGTTTACAACTTCGCTGCATCTCCGACAGGTTTACAGATAGAAGTATCTCCCGATTTATCGAACCTACCTAGGGATGTCGAACTAGTCATGAGAATATCAagcgatttaaaaaattcgggcAATTTTTTCACGGATTCGAATGGATTGCAAATGCTGAAGCGTCAGTATGTGCCGAAACTTCCAGTTCAAGCAAACTATTATCCTACTACGAGTGCCATCTATATTGAGGATGAAAGATCTAGATTATCACTTTTAGTTCCTCACAGTCATGGAGCCACGTCCCCCAATCATGGAACCATAGAGCTCATGATTGATCGAAGAATGAGAACAGACGATAGCCGCGGAATGGGGGAAGGAGTTATGGACAACAGACCAATATCAACGACATTTTGGCTTGTACCGGAATCAATCACGAATCAAAATCAAATCCCACCCTCTTTGACTCGAGAGTCATTTTTACTTTCGCTGACTTTACAATATCCGATGATTATTCTGTTAGAAGATGGTGGTGACACTAGATTAAGAAAATCGGACCTATCATTCTTATCGACATCTTGGTCAGCCGATGTGCATTTGGTCAACATGCGCAATTTGCCATTAGAAACGAATTATCGCTTACCTTCCAACAACTCTTTGATGATAATCCACGAGAGGTTTGGCAGTTGCAAATCGGAAGGGTTTGTTGATGCTATTGTGTCGAATTCAAAAAAAGCTTCGTTTTCTGAAGTGAAACTCTCATCCGCCATTAAAACCACACTAACTGGCACGGCGTCTTTTACGGAAGAGAATTACGTTTCCACCTCAAAATTGCAATcttgtaaattagtttttaattaa